From a region of the Chiloscyllium punctatum isolate Juve2018m chromosome 1, sChiPun1.3, whole genome shotgun sequence genome:
- the htr1aa gene encoding 5-hydroxytryptamine (serotonin) receptor 1A a isoform X1 yields MERFNNSNFSYSQENQTNFSEVTLTYQVVTSFFIGTMILCSIIGNTCVIAAIALERSLQNVANYLIGSLAVTDLMVSVLVLPMAALHQVLNKWTLGQVTCDIFISLDVLCCTSSILHLCAIALDRYWAITDPIDYVNKRTPRRAAVLISLTWLIGFLISIPPMLGWRTPEDRADPDACRISQDPGYTIYSTFGAFYIPLILMLVLYGRIFKAARFRIRKTVKKTEKQKVADTCLNVSPAPFQKKSNGENSKNWKRSVEPKPSCANGAIRHGEQGSALEVIEVQQNSKSHLQLPNNTNSQSPSCFEARNDKNIEAKRKVALARERKTVKTLGIIMGTFIFCWLPFFIVALVLPFCGHQCYMPTWLHSVINWQGYSNSLLNPIIYAYFNKDFQTAFKKIIKCKFCRQ; encoded by the coding sequence ATGGAAAGGTTTAACAACAGCAATTTTTCCTACTCCCAGGAAAACCAGACAAACTTCTCAGAGGTGACGCTGACTTATCAGGTGGTAACTTCATTCTTCATTGGGACTATGATCCTGTGCTCCATCATTGGAAATACTTGTGTGATCGCAGCTATAGCGCTGGAGCGCTCTCTCCAAAATGTGGCCAACTATTTGATAGGCTCACTGGCTGTTACAGACCTGATGGTCTCGGTGTTAGTACTGCCCATGGCCGCTTTGCACCAAGTTCTGAATAAGTGGACCCTGGGACAGGTAACCTGTGATATTTTTATCTCTTTAGATGTGTTGTGTTGTACATCCTCTATCCTGCACCTTTGCGCTATTGCTCTGGACAGGTACTGGGCTATTACAGACCCAATAGACTATGTCAACAAGAGGACTCCCAGACGAGCGGCTGTTCTGATCAGCCTAACGTGGTTGATCGGCTTTTTAATTTCAATCCCGCCCATGTTGGGCTGGAGAACCCCCGAAGATAGAGCTGACCCCGATGCCTGTAGGATTAGCCAGGACCCCGGCTATACCATTTACTCCACCTTCGGCGCTTTTTACATCCCCCTGATATTGATGTTAGTTCTGTACGGGCGAATATTCAAAGCCGCCAGGTTCCGCATCCGCAAGACCGTGAAGAAAACCGAGAAGCAAAAAGTCGCAGACACTTGCCTGAATGTCTCTCCCGCCCCTTTCCAAAAGAAAAGCAACGGCGAGAACAGCAAGAATTGGAAGAGGAGCGTGGAGCCCAAACCCTCCTGTGCCAACGGGGCAATCCGACATGGAGAGCAGGGCTCGGCTCTGGAAGTGATCGAAGTTCAGCAGAACTCCAAAAGTCACCTCCAACTGCCCAACAACACCAACAGCCAATCCCCATCCTGCTTTGAAGCTCGGAATGATAAGAACATTGAAGCGAAGAGAAAGGTGGCTCTCGCCCGGGAGAGGAAGACGGTGAAAACGCTGGGTATCATTATGGGCACTTTTATCTTCTGCTGGTTGCCATTTTTCATTGTAGCCCTTGTGTTGCCATTTTGTGGACACCAATGCTATATGCCAACCTGGCTCCATTCTGTCATTAATTGGCAAGGCTACTCCAATTCACTCCTCAACCCCATCATATATGCTTATTTCAATAAGGATTTCCAAACTGCTTTCAAGAAAATTATCAAATGCAAGTTCTGCAGACAATGA
- the htr1aa gene encoding 5-hydroxytryptamine (serotonin) receptor 1A a isoform X2 has protein sequence MILCSIIGNTCVIAAIALERSLQNVANYLIGSLAVTDLMVSVLVLPMAALHQVLNKWTLGQVTCDIFISLDVLCCTSSILHLCAIALDRYWAITDPIDYVNKRTPRRAAVLISLTWLIGFLISIPPMLGWRTPEDRADPDACRISQDPGYTIYSTFGAFYIPLILMLVLYGRIFKAARFRIRKTVKKTEKQKVADTCLNVSPAPFQKKSNGENSKNWKRSVEPKPSCANGAIRHGEQGSALEVIEVQQNSKSHLQLPNNTNSQSPSCFEARNDKNIEAKRKVALARERKTVKTLGIIMGTFIFCWLPFFIVALVLPFCGHQCYMPTWLHSVINWQGYSNSLLNPIIYAYFNKDFQTAFKKIIKCKFCRQ, from the coding sequence ATGATCCTGTGCTCCATCATTGGAAATACTTGTGTGATCGCAGCTATAGCGCTGGAGCGCTCTCTCCAAAATGTGGCCAACTATTTGATAGGCTCACTGGCTGTTACAGACCTGATGGTCTCGGTGTTAGTACTGCCCATGGCCGCTTTGCACCAAGTTCTGAATAAGTGGACCCTGGGACAGGTAACCTGTGATATTTTTATCTCTTTAGATGTGTTGTGTTGTACATCCTCTATCCTGCACCTTTGCGCTATTGCTCTGGACAGGTACTGGGCTATTACAGACCCAATAGACTATGTCAACAAGAGGACTCCCAGACGAGCGGCTGTTCTGATCAGCCTAACGTGGTTGATCGGCTTTTTAATTTCAATCCCGCCCATGTTGGGCTGGAGAACCCCCGAAGATAGAGCTGACCCCGATGCCTGTAGGATTAGCCAGGACCCCGGCTATACCATTTACTCCACCTTCGGCGCTTTTTACATCCCCCTGATATTGATGTTAGTTCTGTACGGGCGAATATTCAAAGCCGCCAGGTTCCGCATCCGCAAGACCGTGAAGAAAACCGAGAAGCAAAAAGTCGCAGACACTTGCCTGAATGTCTCTCCCGCCCCTTTCCAAAAGAAAAGCAACGGCGAGAACAGCAAGAATTGGAAGAGGAGCGTGGAGCCCAAACCCTCCTGTGCCAACGGGGCAATCCGACATGGAGAGCAGGGCTCGGCTCTGGAAGTGATCGAAGTTCAGCAGAACTCCAAAAGTCACCTCCAACTGCCCAACAACACCAACAGCCAATCCCCATCCTGCTTTGAAGCTCGGAATGATAAGAACATTGAAGCGAAGAGAAAGGTGGCTCTCGCCCGGGAGAGGAAGACGGTGAAAACGCTGGGTATCATTATGGGCACTTTTATCTTCTGCTGGTTGCCATTTTTCATTGTAGCCCTTGTGTTGCCATTTTGTGGACACCAATGCTATATGCCAACCTGGCTCCATTCTGTCATTAATTGGCAAGGCTACTCCAATTCACTCCTCAACCCCATCATATATGCTTATTTCAATAAGGATTTCCAAACTGCTTTCAAGAAAATTATCAAATGCAAGTTCTGCAGACAATGA